The following are encoded together in the Arcobacter aquimarinus genome:
- a CDS encoding type I restriction endonuclease subunit R produces the protein MSKQSEAILEENLLKQLELQKYERVIIKDDKDLEKNLKTQLEKHNKTTLTDTEFKRVLNHLNKGNVFEKAKILRDKFVLPCDDGTSKYIEFLDSEHWCQNLFQVTSQVTVEGVYKNRYDVTILINGLPLCQIELKRRGLELKEAFNQTLRYKRHSYSANNALFAYIQLFVISNGVNTKYYANSKLESMNFKQTFFWADKNNKNITNLEEFTDTFLERCHLSKMICKYIVLAEVPKILMVLRPYQFWAVEAIIDRVSNSNKNGYIWHTTGSGKTLTSFKTAQILMKLPNVYKVVFVVDRKDLDYQTTKEFNSFSDGSVDGTDNTKTLVKQFSDDTKLIVTTIQKLNTAISKKQYLEKMEKIKDKSIVFIFDECHRSQFGETHLNITRFFTNNQMIGFTGTPIFVDNATGNKLGKRTTKELFEDCLHKYVITDAINDDNVLKFSVEYIGRYKEKSGSATNIDIEVEAIDTKELLESQERLEKIVDYILANHGRKTHSKEFTAMMCVSGVDMLIKYYEAFKSRNHNLKIATIFSYGANEDDKDATGIIDLEESEGAFIDEEHINKHSREKLDEFIEDYNKMFGCKYSTKDSQSFYNYYNDISKRVKQKEIDILLVVNMFLTGFDSKTLNTLYVDKNLKYHGLIQAFSRTNRILNEQKSQGNIVCFRNLKQATDDAIALFSNKDAKEIILMEPYDDYVQKFNEKYDALKIIVPTVNSVNELDNEDKKLEFVKAFRELLKLKNILEGFTDFKWSDLSMNEQEFEDYKSKYLDLYEQIKNTIGKREGTEKVSILEDVDFELELIHKDEINVTYILKLLSAYKETEDEDIRTKQKENISNILNNNPQLRSKRELIERFINDNLLKIENNDDIEQEFEKFWDEEKEKAFNELCIEENLDNIELKKVIDTYLYDERIPLANDVAKTLKEKPKFLERKKIIPRVLDKIVGFVEKFYEK, from the coding sequence ATGAGCAAACAAAGCGAAGCAATACTAGAAGAAAATCTATTAAAACAACTTGAATTACAAAAGTATGAAAGAGTTATTATAAAAGATGATAAAGATTTAGAAAAAAACCTAAAAACTCAACTAGAAAAGCATAATAAAACAACTCTTACAGATACAGAATTTAAAAGAGTTCTAAATCATTTAAATAAAGGTAATGTTTTTGAAAAAGCAAAAATATTAAGAGATAAATTTGTTTTGCCCTGTGATGATGGAACTAGTAAATATATTGAATTCTTAGATAGTGAACATTGGTGCCAAAATCTTTTTCAAGTAACTTCTCAAGTAACTGTTGAGGGAGTTTATAAAAATAGATATGATGTAACTATTTTAATAAATGGTTTACCTCTTTGTCAGATTGAACTTAAAAGAAGAGGATTAGAACTAAAAGAAGCTTTTAATCAAACTCTTAGATATAAAAGACACTCTTATAGTGCAAATAACGCTTTATTTGCATATATTCAACTATTTGTTATCTCAAATGGTGTTAATACAAAATATTATGCAAATAGTAAATTAGAGTCTATGAATTTTAAACAAACATTCTTTTGGGCTGATAAAAACAATAAAAATATCACTAATCTTGAAGAGTTTACAGATACTTTTTTAGAAAGATGCCATTTATCTAAAATGATTTGTAAATATATTGTTTTAGCTGAAGTTCCAAAAATCTTAATGGTTCTAAGACCTTATCAGTTTTGGGCAGTTGAAGCCATAATAGATAGAGTTTCAAACTCAAATAAAAATGGATATATTTGGCATACAACAGGTTCAGGAAAAACTTTAACCTCTTTTAAAACAGCACAAATTTTAATGAAATTACCTAATGTTTATAAAGTTGTGTTTGTTGTAGATAGAAAAGATTTAGATTATCAAACTACAAAAGAGTTTAATAGTTTTAGTGATGGAAGTGTAGATGGAACTGATAATACAAAAACTCTTGTAAAACAATTTTCAGATGATACAAAATTAATTGTAACTACTATTCAAAAATTAAATACAGCCATTTCAAAAAAACAATATCTTGAAAAAATGGAAAAAATCAAAGATAAAAGTATTGTGTTTATCTTTGATGAGTGTCATAGAAGCCAATTTGGTGAAACTCATCTTAACATCACAAGGTTTTTTACTAATAATCAAATGATAGGTTTTACAGGAACTCCAATATTTGTAGATAATGCAACTGGAAATAAACTTGGTAAAAGAACCACAAAAGAGCTATTTGAAGATTGTTTACATAAATATGTAATTACTGATGCTATTAATGATGATAATGTTTTAAAATTTTCAGTTGAATATATTGGAAGATATAAAGAAAAAAGTGGAAGTGCAACAAATATTGATATAGAAGTTGAAGCTATTGATACAAAAGAGCTACTAGAAAGCCAAGAAAGACTTGAAAAGATAGTTGATTACATTTTAGCTAATCATGGTCGTAAAACTCATTCTAAAGAGTTTACAGCTATGATGTGTGTAAGTGGCGTTGATATGCTTATTAAATATTATGAAGCTTTTAAAAGTAGAAATCATAATCTAAAAATTGCAACAATTTTTTCATATGGTGCAAATGAAGATGATAAAGATGCAACTGGAATAATTGATTTAGAAGAATCAGAAGGTGCATTTATTGATGAAGAGCATATAAATAAACACTCAAGAGAAAAACTAGATGAGTTTATTGAAGATTATAATAAAATGTTTGGATGTAAATACTCAACCAAAGATTCTCAAAGTTTCTATAACTATTATAACGATATTTCAAAAAGAGTTAAACAAAAAGAGATAGATATACTACTTGTAGTAAATATGTTTTTAACTGGATTTGATAGTAAAACACTAAATACCCTTTATGTGGATAAAAACCTAAAATATCACGGATTAATTCAAGCATTTTCAAGAACTAATAGAATTTTAAATGAACAAAAATCTCAAGGAAATATAGTTTGTTTTAGAAATTTAAAACAAGCAACAGATGATGCAATTGCACTTTTTTCAAATAAAGATGCAAAAGAGATTATTCTTATGGAACCATATGATGATTATGTACAAAAATTTAATGAAAAATATGATGCTTTAAAAATTATTGTTCCAACTGTTAATAGTGTGAATGAATTAGATAATGAAGATAAAAAATTAGAGTTTGTTAAAGCATTTAGAGAGTTATTAAAACTAAAAAATATTTTAGAAGGATTTACAGATTTTAAATGGTCTGATTTATCTATGAATGAACAAGAATTTGAAGACTATAAATCAAAATATCTTGACTTATATGAACAAATTAAAAACACTATTGGAAAAAGAGAAGGTACTGAAAAAGTATCTATTTTAGAAGATGTAGACTTTGAACTTGAACTTATTCATAAAGATGAAATAAATGTAACTTATATCTTAAAACTTTTATCTGCATATAAAGAGACTGAAGATGAAGACATAAGAACAAAACAAAAAGAGAATATTTCAAATATTTTAAATAATAATCCACAACTAAGAAGTAAAAGAGAACTTATTGAAAGATTTATTAATGATAATCTTCTAAAAATAGAAAATAATGATGATATAGAACAAGAGTTTGAAAAATTCTGGGATGAAGAAAAAGAAAAAGCATTTAATGAACTATGTATAGAAGAAAATCTTGATAATATTGAACTAAAAAAAGTTATTGATACATATCTTTATGATGAAAGAATACCTCTTGCAAATGATGTAGCAAAAACACTAAAAGAAAAACCAAAATTCTTAGAAAGAAAAAAAATCATTCCAAGAGTATTAGATAAAATCGTTGGATTTGTTGAGAAATTTTATGAAAAGTAA
- a CDS encoding Fic/DOC family protein — translation MTKTKYLLYSLKLNTKGKYTYWYETDNKYFNEKKPPKHILDNINLEVDILEENKVIKNPWLEWYSSDIQRIITKNGICINYLKSTDDIYITKQEDFKLLEVYSYLVENFDISKTIEFKTIKQWHKMVFDTIYPFAGELRTVSMSKGTGSEAWEWRIDFLKGLPDFDKFLQEVSKKEYDDIDMITDDLSKLISDFLFIHPFREGNGRLSRLICDIILAKNGFPMIGLKLKRSDNYIQRVHEGYNCDYEPMKELLKAKIEEELMNE, via the coding sequence ATGACAAAAACAAAATATTTATTATATTCTTTAAAACTAAATACCAAAGGTAAATATACATATTGGTATGAAACTGATAATAAATACTTTAATGAAAAAAAACCACCAAAACATATACTTGACAATATAAATTTAGAAGTAGATATTTTAGAAGAAAATAAGGTTATAAAAAATCCTTGGTTAGAATGGTATTCAAGCGATATTCAAAGAATAATCACTAAAAATGGAATATGTATCAACTATCTAAAATCTACTGATGATATTTATATCACAAAACAAGAAGATTTTAAACTTCTTGAAGTATATAGTTATCTTGTAGAAAATTTTGATATATCAAAAACAATTGAATTTAAAACTATTAAACAATGGCATAAAATGGTATTTGATACTATTTATCCATTTGCAGGTGAATTGAGAACTGTTTCTATGAGTAAAGGAACAGGAAGTGAAGCTTGGGAATGGAGAATTGATTTTTTAAAAGGTTTACCAGATTTTGATAAGTTTTTACAAGAAGTCAGTAAAAAAGAATATGATGATATAGATATGATAACAGATGATTTATCAAAACTTATTAGCGATTTTTTATTTATTCATCCATTCAGAGAAGGTAATGGTAGATTAAGTCGTTTAATCTGCGATATAATCTTAGCTAAAAATGGTTTTCCAATGATTGGACTTAAACTTAAAAGAAGTGATAATTATATTCAAAGAGTACATGAAGGATATAATTGTGATTATGAACCTATGAAAGAATTACTTAAAGCAAAAATAGAAGAGGAACTTATGAATGAATAA
- a CDS encoding restriction endonuclease subunit S — protein MSNVPKLRFKEFSGEWEENNLKKLSELITKGTTPKKFSNSGITFVKIEGINNLSINKDKCLFIDENTHSKELKRSILKEQDILFAIAGSLGKVAVVTKNILPANTNQALSIIRLKNKDYLNYILFVLQSRRMKKYIYKNLSVGAQPNLSLEQIGNFNFFLPLKQEQEKIASFLTSVDTRIEQLTKKEELLQQYKKGVMQKIFNQEIRFKADDGSEFCEWKKEKLSKYLIEYKNKSTFENEYPVLTSSNKGLMLQSDYFGENRLTERDNIGFNIVPSNFITYRSRSDNRTFTFNINTLGYIGIISTYYPVFECKNADNRFMVTLLNKNKHFIGKYSVGTSQTVLSFNELKNIKMLIPCVEEQTKIANFLSSIDTKIEQTQKQLESSKEFKKALLQQMFV, from the coding sequence ATGAGTAATGTACCTAAGTTAAGATTTAAAGAGTTTAGTGGGGAGTGGGAAGAAAATAATTTAAAAAAATTATCAGAATTAATTACTAAAGGAACAACTCCAAAAAAGTTTTCTAATTCAGGTATAACATTTGTTAAAATTGAGGGTATAAATAATCTTTCTATAAATAAAGATAAATGTCTATTTATTGATGAAAATACACATAGTAAAGAATTGAAAAGGTCTATATTAAAAGAACAAGATATTCTTTTTGCTATTGCTGGTTCATTAGGTAAAGTTGCTGTTGTAACAAAAAATATATTACCTGCAAATACGAACCAAGCTTTATCAATAATTAGATTAAAAAACAAAGATTATCTAAATTATATTTTATTTGTTTTACAGTCTCGAAGAATGAAAAAATATATTTATAAAAATCTTAGTGTTGGTGCTCAACCAAATCTTAGTTTAGAGCAAATAGGAAACTTTAATTTCTTTTTACCATTAAAACAAGAACAAGAAAAAATAGCTTCATTCTTAACTTCTGTTGATACAAGAATAGAACAACTTACAAAAAAAGAAGAACTTTTACAACAATACAAAAAAGGTGTAATGCAAAAAATCTTTAATCAAGAGATTAGGTTTAAAGCTGATGATGGGAGTGAGTTTTGTGAGTGGAAAAAAGAAAAATTAAGTAAATATTTAATTGAATACAAAAATAAATCTACTTTTGAAAATGAATATCCAGTATTAACTTCATCTAACAAAGGATTAATGCTACAAAGTGATTACTTTGGAGAAAATAGACTTACGGAAAGAGATAACATAGGTTTTAATATAGTACCTAGTAACTTTATAACATATCGTTCAAGAAGTGATAATAGAACTTTTACTTTTAACATAAATACATTAGGATATATAGGTATTATAAGTACTTATTATCCTGTATTTGAATGTAAAAATGCAGATAATAGATTTATGGTAACTTTGTTAAATAAAAACAAACATTTTATTGGAAAATATAGTGTTGGTACTTCTCAAACTGTTCTTTCATTTAATGAGTTAAAAAATATTAAAATGCTTATTCCTTGTGTTGAAGAACAAACAAAAATAGCAAACTTTTTATCTTCAATAGATACAAAAATAGAACAAACTCAAAAACAATTAGAATCATCAAAAGAGTTTAAAAAAGCACTTTTACAGCAGATGTTTGTGTGA
- a CDS encoding type I restriction-modification system subunit M: MGEEQKKALEQQLWNIANELRGKMDADEFRDYILGFIFYKYLSEKIEDFANELLEEDGIKYTTIDESTQEGKELLDGIKEDSIEQLGYFLKPNELFSAMAKKGNSDSNNFILEDLTQVLRHIEQSTMGHESEDDFEHLFEDLDLTSTKLGRTEEAKNKLIAKVLYHLDNINFELKNHDRDVLGDAYEYLIGQFAAGAGKKAGEFYTPQEVSKILAKIVTNNKSKLKSVYDPTCGSGSLLLRVAKEVEDVSNFYGQELNRTTYNLARMNMIMHDVHYRKFDIKQEDTLEHPQHLDMRFEAIVANPPFSANWSANPLHLNDDRFSQYGKLAPSSKADFAFVQHMIHHLDDNGTMAIVLPHGVLFRGAAEGHIRQYLIEDRNYLDAVIGLPSNIFYGTSIPTCILVFKKCREDSENVLFIDASNDFEKAKNQNYLTSENIEKIIDTYANRKEIEKYSHLASMQEIKENDYNLNIPRYIDTFEEEEVIDLDKVSSELKALEIDMKTNDETIASFCRELNISTPF, encoded by the coding sequence ATGGGTGAAGAGCAAAAAAAAGCATTAGAGCAACAACTTTGGAATATAGCAAATGAACTTAGAGGTAAAATGGATGCCGATGAGTTCAGAGATTATATTTTAGGTTTCATATTTTATAAATACCTATCTGAAAAAATTGAAGATTTTGCAAATGAATTATTAGAAGAAGATGGAATTAAATATACAACTATTGATGAATCAACGCAAGAAGGAAAAGAACTTCTTGATGGAATTAAGGAAGATAGTATTGAACAACTTGGTTATTTTTTAAAACCAAATGAACTTTTTTCTGCAATGGCAAAAAAAGGAAATAGTGATAGTAATAACTTTATCTTAGAAGATTTAACACAAGTTTTAAGACATATAGAACAATCAACTATGGGGCATGAGAGTGAAGATGATTTTGAACATCTATTTGAAGACCTTGATTTAACTTCTACAAAATTAGGAAGAACAGAAGAAGCAAAAAATAAACTTATTGCTAAAGTTCTTTATCACTTAGATAATATTAACTTTGAACTAAAAAACCATGATAGAGATGTTTTAGGTGATGCTTATGAATATCTAATAGGACAATTCGCAGCAGGTGCAGGAAAAAAAGCAGGTGAATTTTACACTCCTCAAGAAGTTTCAAAAATCTTAGCAAAAATAGTAACTAATAATAAATCAAAATTAAAATCAGTATATGACCCAACTTGTGGTTCAGGTTCTTTACTTTTAAGAGTTGCAAAAGAAGTTGAAGATGTATCAAACTTTTATGGACAAGAGTTAAATAGAACTACTTATAACTTAGCTAGAATGAATATGATTATGCATGATGTTCATTATAGAAAATTTGATATAAAACAAGAAGATACACTTGAACATCCACAACATCTTGATATGAGATTTGAAGCGATAGTTGCTAATCCTCCTTTTAGTGCAAATTGGAGTGCAAATCCACTTCACTTAAATGATGATAGATTCTCACAATACGGAAAGCTAGCACCATCTTCAAAAGCTGACTTTGCATTTGTTCAACATATGATTCATCATCTTGATGATAATGGAACAATGGCTATTGTTTTACCTCATGGAGTATTATTTAGAGGAGCAGCAGAAGGACATATAAGACAATATTTAATAGAAGATAGAAACTATTTAGATGCAGTTATTGGTCTTCCTTCAAATATCTTTTATGGTACTTCTATTCCTACTTGTATTTTAGTATTTAAAAAATGTAGAGAAGATAGTGAAAATGTTTTATTTATAGATGCTTCAAATGATTTTGAAAAAGCAAAAAATCAAAACTATTTAACATCTGAAAATATTGAAAAAATCATTGATACTTATGCAAATAGAAAAGAGATTGAGAAATACTCTCACTTAGCTTCTATGCAAGAAATAAAAGAAAATGACTACAACCTGAATATTCCAAGATATATAGATACTTTTGAAGAGGAAGAAGTTATTGATTTAGACAAAGTTTCAAGTGAATTAAAAGCTTTAGAAATAGATATGAAAACAAATGATGAAACTATTGCATCATTTTGTAGAGAATTAAATATCTCTACACCATTTTAG
- a CDS encoding tyrosine-type recombinase/integrase, with the protein MARQKSKKYTGVYSQELQNGDKSYYITYKENKKDVWRKIGLHSEGIREAYCFQKRNEITSKLRLGEELPHFALKKESQTFLDIANQFYDYKAIHNKQNKKTKSRVENRIKEHYIGSKAIKTITKADIEDLQLNIGKELMPATVNFIIDQIGSIFNWAIENEIVDKNPCKIVKKIKVDNARLRYLELDEIKKLLATIENDRSLYYFVMIGLSTGGRLQTICNIKPSDLKDNCSIRLYDFKNDSEYYGFLSIKLKSEIEKFIIDSGKNKDDYIFKNTGKQSYSNQYYYRKLQPIFDILFNPEGTESLDKVTIHTLRHTFASQLAINETPILTIKKLMNHNDINATMRYAKLSKSSGEKHVDNLIKSFMTF; encoded by the coding sequence ATGGCTAGACAAAAATCTAAAAAATATACTGGAGTTTATTCTCAAGAACTTCAAAATGGGGATAAATCTTATTATATTACATATAAAGAAAATAAAAAAGATGTATGGAGGAAAATAGGACTTCATAGTGAGGGAATAAGAGAAGCTTATTGTTTCCAAAAAAGAAATGAAATTACCTCAAAACTTCGACTAGGAGAAGAACTACCTCATTTTGCGTTAAAAAAAGAATCACAAACTTTTTTAGATATTGCAAATCAATTTTATGATTATAAAGCTATTCACAATAAACAAAATAAAAAAACTAAGTCAAGAGTCGAAAATAGGATAAAAGAGCATTATATTGGATCTAAAGCAATTAAAACAATTACCAAAGCTGATATAGAAGATTTACAATTAAATATTGGAAAAGAATTGATGCCTGCAACAGTAAATTTTATTATTGATCAAATAGGTTCTATATTTAATTGGGCAATTGAAAATGAAATTGTAGATAAAAATCCTTGTAAAATAGTTAAAAAAATAAAAGTTGATAATGCAAGATTAAGATATCTTGAATTAGATGAAATAAAAAAATTACTAGCAACTATTGAAAATGATAGATCTCTATATTATTTTGTAATGATTGGTTTATCTACAGGTGGAAGACTTCAAACTATTTGTAATATAAAACCATCTGATTTAAAAGATAATTGTTCTATTAGACTTTATGATTTTAAAAATGATAGTGAATACTATGGATTTTTAAGTATAAAATTAAAGTCTGAAATTGAAAAATTTATTATTGATTCTGGAAAAAATAAAGATGATTATATTTTTAAAAATACAGGTAAACAGAGTTATTCAAATCAATATTATTATAGAAAATTACAACCTATTTTTGATATTCTTTTTAATCCAGAAGGAACAGAAAGTTTAGATAAAGTAACTATACATACTTTAAGACATACATTTGCAAGTCAATTAGCAATAAATGAAACGCCAATACTTACAATTAAAAAACTTATGAATCATAATGATATAAATGCCACTATGAGATATGCTAAGTTAAGTAAGAGTAGTGGAGAGAAACATGTGGATAATTTGATTAAAAGTTTTATGACTTTTTAA
- a CDS encoding aldo/keto reductase, translating into MDFRYIGKSGLRVSSICLGTMTFGSSTTKEEAFKIMDKAYENGINFFDTAELYPVPPKANTTGITEQIVGEWLKTKPRDSIILATKVAGAASGWFVPPIRHGLTAIDSFHIKRAVEGSLKKLQTDYIDLYQMHWPDTIVPIEESLKAFDELVKEGKVRYIGTSNDSAYGLTKANEISKYKNLARFESIQNNFSLLNPRFHDELANVCRRENISLLPYSPIAGGVLSGKYNGGFYPTDARFTAYKNNQSKRVQAMANRFVNDKTINATAKYMQLANEYGISSVTLAVAYSKHFDFVASTIIGARVLNQLDDSLKAFDFKIDDELLSKIEEIQKEILYPMG; encoded by the coding sequence ATGGATTTTAGATATATAGGAAAAAGTGGGTTAAGAGTCTCTTCTATTTGTCTTGGAACTATGACTTTTGGTTCAAGCACTACAAAAGAAGAGGCTTTTAAAATTATGGATAAAGCTTATGAAAATGGAATAAACTTTTTTGATACAGCAGAACTTTATCCAGTTCCTCCAAAAGCAAACACTACAGGAATAACTGAACAAATTGTTGGGGAATGGCTTAAAACAAAACCAAGAGATTCGATAATTCTTGCAACAAAAGTAGCAGGTGCTGCTTCTGGATGGTTTGTTCCACCAATTAGGCACGGACTTACAGCAATTGACTCTTTTCATATAAAAAGAGCAGTTGAAGGGAGTTTAAAAAAACTTCAAACTGATTATATCGACCTTTATCAAATGCATTGGCCTGATACTATTGTACCTATTGAAGAGAGTTTAAAAGCTTTTGATGAATTAGTAAAGGAAGGAAAGGTTAGATATATTGGAACTTCAAATGATAGTGCTTATGGTTTAACAAAAGCAAATGAGATTTCAAAATATAAAAATCTTGCTAGATTTGAATCTATTCAAAATAATTTTTCACTTTTAAATCCAAGGTTTCATGATGAATTAGCAAATGTTTGCAGACGTGAAAATATTTCACTTCTTCCATATTCTCCAATAGCAGGAGGAGTTTTAAGTGGAAAATATAATGGTGGTTTTTATCCAACTGATGCAAGATTTACAGCTTATAAAAACAATCAAAGTAAAAGAGTTCAAGCTATGGCAAATAGATTTGTAAATGATAAAACTATAAATGCAACGGCAAAATATATGCAACTTGCAAATGAATATGGAATTTCTAGCGTTACTTTAGCGGTTGCATATTCAAAACACTTTGATTTTGTAGCTTCAACTATTATTGGAGCAAGGGTTTTAAATCAATTAGATGACTCTTTAAAAGCTTTTGATTTTAAAATAGATGATGAGCTTTTATCAAAAATAGAAGAGATTCAAAAGGAGATTTTATACCCTATGGGTTGA
- a CDS encoding SLAC1 anion channel family protein, with product MQEQESIKAIPSNRLQFFPIMMFATIMGLGGLTLVYERMSSVFSFPIFISSIMIAISTFLFFVVLFFYILKLIKYKDEVKKEFSHPVRVNFFAASSISMLILSIDFRLFNMQIAEIFFLFGAVFHIFFTFYTIKFWINNNLEMQHSNPAWFIPIVGNLIVPIAGVGFVAKEILYFYFSIGIFFWIILFAIILNRIIFHNQFAPKFMPTLFILIAPPAIGFISYIKLTESLDFFAQILFNLGLFFTVLVFVMYKNFLKIKFFISWWAFTFPMAAVSLSSILMYELTNYWIYELFAYVLSTITTIIVLLVAIQTIKHMRKKEICIME from the coding sequence ATGCAAGAACAAGAGAGTATAAAAGCAATTCCTTCAAATAGATTGCAATTTTTCCCTATCATGATGTTTGCTACAATCATGGGTTTAGGTGGTTTAACTTTAGTTTATGAAAGAATGAGTTCAGTTTTTTCTTTTCCAATATTTATTTCTTCAATAATGATAGCAATTTCTACATTTTTATTTTTTGTAGTTCTGTTTTTTTATATTTTAAAGCTTATAAAATATAAAGATGAAGTGAAAAAAGAGTTTTCCCATCCAGTGAGGGTTAATTTTTTTGCAGCTTCTTCTATTTCAATGTTAATTTTATCTATTGATTTTAGACTTTTTAATATGCAAATAGCTGAAATATTTTTTCTTTTTGGGGCGGTTTTCCATATCTTTTTTACTTTTTATACAATAAAATTTTGGATAAACAATAACCTTGAAATGCAGCATTCAAATCCTGCGTGGTTTATTCCAATTGTTGGAAATTTAATAGTTCCAATAGCAGGTGTTGGTTTTGTTGCAAAAGAGATTTTATATTTTTATTTTTCAATTGGTATCTTTTTTTGGATTATTTTATTTGCGATTATTTTAAATAGAATTATCTTTCATAATCAATTTGCTCCTAAATTTATGCCAACACTATTTATACTAATAGCTCCACCTGCTATTGGTTTTATTTCATATATTAAATTGACTGAGAGTTTAGATTTTTTTGCACAAATTCTATTTAATTTGGGGTTATTTTTTACGGTTTTAGTTTTTGTTATGTATAAAAACTTTTTAAAAATTAAGTTTTTCATCTCATGGTGGGCATTTACTTTTCCTATGGCTGCTGTTAGTTTAAGTTCTATTTTGATGTATGAATTGACTAATTATTGGATATATGAATTATTTGCTTATGTTTTATCAACAATTACAACTATTATTGTTTTATTGGTTGCTATTCAAACTATAAAACACATGAGAAAAAAAGAAATCTGCATTATGGAATAG
- a CDS encoding malate dehydrogenase: MAKNKKLVIDLKEENLTFEERNQTIKLLNFKTDTMSLDIAIFEKDKFIKNSTMVFAHLPKKLKAKLNPRTK, translated from the coding sequence TTGGCTAAAAATAAAAAATTAGTAATTGATTTAAAAGAAGAAAATCTCACTTTTGAAGAGAGAAACCAAACTATAAAACTACTAAATTTCAAAACAGATACCATGAGTTTAGATATTGCGATTTTTGAAAAAGATAAATTTATCAAAAATAGTACAATGGTCTTTGCTCATTTACCTAAAAAACTAAAAGCCAAACTAAATCCAAGGACAAAATAA
- a CDS encoding ACP phosphodiesterase: MNWLAHIFLSELNVDFQIGNFLADPLKGRVWEDASEDIKKGMQTHKLIDSFTDSHEIICVSKKRLREKGLLKPVIIDLTYDYLLTKNWDKYCNIPLKIFSNTFYEKAYQRTLFLPSNANLQIANMIERDLLNKYHTINQLKSSFSRMDARLSTRLLQRETASGYSNAVVDNINYLEKDFLEFFPELCKTVKKDLNEEKLKHWRI, encoded by the coding sequence TTGAATTGGTTAGCACATATATTTTTATCAGAGTTAAATGTTGATTTTCAAATAGGCAATTTTCTAGCAGACCCGTTAAAAGGTAGAGTTTGGGAAGATGCAAGTGAAGATATAAAAAAAGGAATGCAAACCCATAAGTTAATAGATTCTTTTACAGATAGCCATGAAATAATCTGTGTTAGTAAAAAAAGATTAAGAGAAAAGGGTTTGTTAAAGCCTGTTATTATTGATTTAACTTATGATTATTTGCTTACTAAAAACTGGGATAAGTATTGTAATATACCTCTAAAAATATTTTCAAATACTTTTTATGAAAAAGCATATCAAAGAACTCTTTTTTTACCTTCTAATGCAAATTTACAAATTGCAAATATGATTGAAAGAGATTTATTAAATAAATATCACACTATAAATCAGCTAAAAAGCTCTTTTTCTAGGATGGATGCAAGATTATCAACAAGACTTTTACAAAGAGAAACCGCAAGTGGTTACTCAAATGCTGTTGTTGATAATATAAACTATTTGGAAAAAGATTTTTTAGAGTTTTTCCCAGAACTTTGTAAAACTGTAAAAAAAGATTTAAATGAAGAAAAATTAAAACATTGGAGAATATAA